A genomic segment from Alteribacillus bidgolensis encodes:
- a CDS encoding ABC transporter ATP-binding protein: protein MLQLNQASLTFNEGTMDEKKALQHVNLDLNQGDFLTVIGSNGAGKSTLMNIISGSLLPDTGDVLIDNNQVTHLQEYQRSQLIGRVFQDPMAGTAPSMTIEENLAMAWSRNKKRSLKPGVSKKRKSLFKEHLETLNLGLEDRLTAKVGLLSGGERQALSLLMATFTEPKILLLDEHTAALDPSRAELITNITAEVVKKFKLTTLMVTHNMQQALDLGNRLIMMDKGQIILDVDGNDKQSLTIEKLLNEFQKIRGEKMASDRAVLG from the coding sequence ATGCTGCAACTTAATCAAGCCTCGTTAACTTTTAATGAAGGGACGATGGATGAAAAAAAGGCGTTGCAACATGTTAATCTAGATTTAAACCAAGGTGACTTTCTAACGGTGATCGGAAGTAACGGTGCCGGAAAGTCAACGCTAATGAACATCATTTCCGGTTCACTCCTGCCTGACACAGGCGATGTGCTCATAGACAATAATCAGGTGACTCATCTTCAAGAATATCAGCGTTCTCAATTAATTGGCAGAGTGTTTCAAGATCCAATGGCAGGAACAGCCCCTTCGATGACGATTGAAGAGAACTTGGCAATGGCTTGGTCGCGCAATAAAAAACGCAGCTTGAAACCAGGAGTCAGTAAAAAAAGAAAATCCCTTTTCAAGGAACATCTGGAGACATTAAATCTAGGGTTAGAAGATCGGCTGACAGCCAAAGTAGGACTTCTATCAGGCGGGGAACGCCAAGCTTTATCATTATTAATGGCGACATTCACAGAACCAAAGATTCTGCTTTTGGATGAGCACACGGCAGCGCTTGACCCGTCACGAGCGGAGCTTATAACCAACATCACAGCAGAAGTCGTAAAAAAATTCAAACTGACTACATTAATGGTCACCCATAACATGCAGCAAGCTCTTGATCTAGGTAATCGATTAATTATGATGGATAAAGGACAGATTATTTTAGATGTAGATGGCAATGACAAACAATCGTTAACGATCGAAAAATTATTAAATGAATTTCAGAAAATCCGCGGCGAAAAAATGGCTAGTGATAGGGCGGTGCTGGGTTAA
- a CDS encoding TRAP transporter permease: MANNKQTNQELTQDELLKKYDKESTYRTNLGKWGILVTVIGVALTIFHLWTASNPYRSVIQGAIHLAGGLSLIFLLYPAKKSITDRKGIAWYDIILAFTALFANFYIVFNYDDLFRSSVVTGFETFDKAVAIVFIILLLEATRRAVGLPIIIIAMLAIAYGLWGNGIPYFGHAGFSFDRLMTDLVYSSEAIFGTPVQISSTYIYLFLFFGVMLVKTNIGQFFNDLAFGLTGRFTGGTAKAAVFASGLQGMVTGSSVANTVSSGSFTIPMMKRAGFKPEFAAATEASASTGGQIMPPIMGAAAFIMIETIGVPYNEIILVALIPALLYFSGVFIGTHFEARKQHIYGLPKSELPSAKELLKKTDLLLPLVAILFMLYSGYTPTTAALWGIFTAFMISFFRKETRLSIKDMLYTLEQGARIALPVIAAVATAGIIVGVVVFTGLGGKIANGIIDLAGGQFFLVMFFTMIACIILGMGLPTTANYVVTASLAAPALIALDVPIIAAHFFVFYFGIVADITPPVCLAAYAGAGIARANPMKAGVTSVKLAIAAFVIPYIFVSNPVLVLQDATAATLIPALITAIIGMMGISAGMINYFVINNNILERLMLLAGGIMLLLPDLYISIPGLGLIVLVYLIQRFRKERQGKQEAVVS, encoded by the coding sequence ATGGCGAATAATAAACAAACCAACCAAGAGTTAACCCAGGATGAATTGTTGAAAAAATACGACAAAGAATCTACATACCGGACGAATCTTGGAAAATGGGGAATTTTAGTCACAGTTATCGGGGTAGCATTAACAATCTTTCATTTATGGACAGCCAGCAACCCTTACCGTTCTGTTATTCAAGGTGCTATTCACTTAGCTGGCGGTTTATCGCTCATCTTTTTGCTATATCCTGCTAAAAAATCCATAACAGACCGTAAAGGTATTGCTTGGTATGATATCATACTGGCATTTACAGCTTTATTTGCCAACTTTTATATCGTTTTTAATTATGATGATTTGTTCCGTTCTTCTGTGGTGACAGGTTTTGAAACCTTCGATAAAGCGGTAGCCATAGTTTTTATTATCCTTCTATTAGAAGCAACCCGACGTGCTGTAGGACTTCCAATTATCATTATCGCAATGCTTGCCATTGCATATGGTCTTTGGGGAAATGGCATTCCCTACTTCGGGCACGCAGGATTCTCATTTGACCGGCTGATGACTGACCTGGTGTATTCCAGTGAAGCGATATTTGGTACACCTGTACAAATATCATCCACCTATATTTACTTGTTTTTATTTTTTGGTGTTATGCTCGTAAAAACAAATATTGGTCAATTTTTTAATGACCTTGCATTTGGTTTGACGGGCAGATTTACCGGCGGCACAGCAAAAGCAGCTGTATTTGCTTCCGGTCTGCAAGGTATGGTAACCGGAAGTTCCGTTGCTAACACAGTAAGTTCTGGTTCCTTTACTATACCGATGATGAAGCGAGCAGGATTTAAACCTGAATTTGCAGCGGCAACAGAAGCTTCTGCATCCACCGGGGGGCAGATTATGCCGCCGATTATGGGGGCTGCTGCCTTTATTATGATAGAAACGATTGGTGTTCCCTATAATGAGATTATACTTGTAGCACTCATTCCAGCTCTGCTTTATTTCTCAGGTGTTTTTATAGGGACACATTTTGAAGCCAGAAAGCAGCATATTTATGGCCTCCCTAAAAGCGAACTGCCTTCTGCCAAGGAATTATTGAAAAAAACAGATCTCTTGCTTCCATTGGTCGCTATTTTGTTCATGCTGTATAGCGGTTATACTCCGACCACTGCGGCTTTGTGGGGAATTTTCACAGCATTTATGATTAGTTTTTTCCGTAAAGAAACGCGGTTGTCCATTAAAGATATGCTTTATACTCTCGAACAAGGGGCGCGAATTGCCCTTCCCGTTATAGCAGCTGTTGCAACGGCTGGCATTATTGTCGGAGTAGTGGTGTTTACAGGTCTTGGCGGCAAAATTGCCAATGGGATTATTGATTTGGCAGGAGGACAGTTCTTCCTTGTTATGTTCTTTACAATGATCGCCTGTATTATTCTTGGCATGGGACTGCCTACTACCGCAAATTATGTTGTCACAGCTTCATTGGCAGCGCCGGCTTTAATTGCGTTAGATGTTCCTATTATTGCAGCTCACTTCTTTGTCTTTTACTTTGGTATTGTTGCAGATATAACGCCGCCTGTTTGTCTAGCTGCTTACGCAGGCGCTGGTATTGCACGGGCCAACCCGATGAAAGCAGGGGTAACATCTGTTAAACTAGCGATTGCCGCATTTGTTATCCCTTATATATTCGTATCAAATCCAGTACTTGTTCTGCAGGACGCCACAGCAGCTACGTTGATTCCTGCATTAATAACAGCAATAATAGGAATGATGGGTATTAGTGCTGGAATGATTAATTATTTTGTTATTAATAACAATATTCTCGAGCGTTTGATGCTGCTTGCCGGCGGTATTATGCTGCTCTTGCCGGATCTCTATATTTCCATTCCTGGTCTTGGATTAATTGTATTAGTTTACTTGATTCAACGATTCAGAAAAGAAAGACAAGGTAAGCAGGAAGCTGTAGTATCTTAA
- a CDS encoding MurR/RpiR family transcriptional regulator, which yields MLESDVYQRIMELQDQMSKSQKKIANYLINYSETAPFLTASKLAKNAGVGEATVIRFAVFLDFNGYPDMQRHLQEALQRKWTSAEVFAHTTDEEDQPENAVTEILADDMQNLKETLQQMDSKVFEAAVNDIIRANRIYIIAYRSAVSIGSFLEFYLDLVLQNTEMLREADGVSEHLLDITSDDLVIGFGFSRYTKRTVEVLKYAKQRGAKTLVLTDHLLSPLVPYGDRKLLAATEINSFIDSFSAPLSIVSALITAVTRSEHKKVEARLKELEGLWETFDVFYD from the coding sequence ATGCTTGAAAGTGATGTTTATCAACGCATTATGGAACTTCAAGATCAAATGAGCAAATCCCAGAAAAAAATTGCAAATTACTTAATTAATTATTCAGAAACAGCCCCCTTTTTGACCGCATCCAAATTGGCGAAAAATGCGGGAGTGGGGGAGGCTACAGTCATTCGGTTTGCTGTTTTTTTGGATTTTAATGGGTATCCAGATATGCAGCGCCATTTGCAGGAAGCCCTGCAGCGAAAATGGACTTCAGCTGAAGTGTTTGCTCATACAACAGATGAAGAAGATCAGCCTGAGAATGCTGTAACTGAAATACTCGCAGATGATATGCAAAATTTGAAAGAAACGCTTCAGCAAATGGATTCAAAAGTATTTGAAGCTGCTGTAAATGATATTATAAGAGCAAATCGAATTTACATTATCGCTTACCGCAGTGCAGTGAGCATCGGATCATTTTTGGAATTTTATCTTGATCTCGTCTTACAAAATACGGAAATGTTGAGGGAAGCAGATGGGGTATCTGAACATTTGCTTGATATTACTTCGGATGATTTAGTTATTGGGTTTGGTTTTTCTCGTTATACGAAACGGACGGTGGAAGTATTAAAGTATGCAAAACAGCGCGGAGCGAAAACATTAGTATTGACTGATCACTTATTGTCACCGCTTGTTCCTTATGGAGATCGTAAATTGCTGGCCGCTACTGAAATTAACTCGTTTATCGATTCATTTTCCGCTCCGTTAAGTATAGTGAGTGCCTTAATTACGGCGGTCACCCGTTCGGAGCACAAAAAGGTTGAAGCACGCTTGAAAGAACTCGAAGGATTATGGGAAACATTTGACGTTTTTTATGATTAA
- a CDS encoding aspartate aminotransferase family protein, with the protein MAVQKVEHPILDYKEETPSSQAFMEEAEEVMPGGVTANIKYFEPHPVVMKHGKGSKLTDMDENEYIDYLMSYGSLVTGHGHEHVKKAIMEQMDRDGTWLFGTPHYLEVEMGKRLQKHFPSMELLRYTNSGTEATLLSLRLAAAHTGKHKIAKFEGHYHGGYDQMLVSVSPSVREAGNADAPYSLPESKGMHPSHARNTITLPFNNLKACKKILLQHKDEIGAVMIEPVQAGFIPAEKSFMKGLRQITEELGMVLIFDEVKTGYRTGLGGAQNIYGIKPDLTALGKAIGGGYPVGVVGGKKEIMMHSAPSQGSDVFDSSQSKRSSSKDVLFHSGTYNGHPMILAAGMAVLDILEKELDDVLKQTEKLKNGINEKLRKYGVQGEAVGIGSIFSVVLNNKEKIRNYRDLQKTDLATRKEIDFRLLGKGIYVKPMNRYSVSTAHSDEDINQTLDAYDEVLREVYEGARF; encoded by the coding sequence ATGGCCGTTCAGAAAGTAGAACATCCCATTTTAGATTACAAGGAGGAAACACCTTCTTCTCAAGCATTTATGGAGGAAGCAGAAGAAGTAATGCCGGGCGGAGTAACGGCAAATATTAAATATTTTGAGCCGCATCCTGTTGTCATGAAACACGGAAAAGGTTCGAAGCTGACTGATATGGATGAAAATGAGTATATTGATTATTTAATGAGTTACGGCTCGCTTGTAACAGGACATGGACACGAGCATGTGAAAAAAGCCATTATGGAACAAATGGACAGAGACGGTACATGGTTGTTTGGAACACCTCATTATCTTGAAGTAGAAATGGGGAAAAGACTTCAAAAGCACTTTCCGAGCATGGAACTGCTGCGTTATACAAATTCAGGTACAGAAGCAACATTACTCTCCTTAAGGCTTGCAGCAGCCCATACAGGAAAACATAAAATAGCAAAATTTGAAGGCCATTATCACGGCGGATATGATCAAATGCTTGTAAGTGTAAGTCCATCTGTTCGAGAAGCCGGGAATGCAGATGCTCCTTATTCATTGCCTGAATCTAAAGGAATGCATCCTTCCCATGCTAGAAATACAATTACATTGCCTTTTAACAATTTGAAAGCATGTAAAAAAATATTATTGCAGCATAAAGATGAAATTGGCGCTGTTATGATTGAACCCGTGCAGGCAGGATTTATACCTGCAGAAAAATCATTTATGAAAGGTTTACGTCAAATCACAGAGGAATTAGGAATGGTTCTCATCTTTGATGAGGTTAAAACGGGTTACCGTACTGGTCTTGGCGGAGCTCAGAATATCTATGGCATTAAGCCTGATCTAACGGCGTTAGGAAAAGCAATTGGAGGAGGTTACCCGGTAGGCGTCGTCGGGGGAAAGAAAGAAATTATGATGCATAGTGCTCCTTCACAAGGATCAGATGTTTTTGACAGCAGCCAAAGCAAACGTTCATCATCCAAAGATGTATTGTTTCATAGCGGCACGTATAATGGCCATCCTATGATTCTTGCAGCAGGCATGGCGGTTCTCGACATTTTAGAAAAAGAATTAGATGACGTCTTAAAGCAGACTGAAAAGTTGAAAAACGGCATTAACGAAAAGCTTCGCAAGTACGGCGTACAAGGCGAGGCGGTTGGCATAGGGTCTATTTTTAGTGTAGTATTAAATAATAAAGAAAAGATACGAAACTATCGAGACCTTCAAAAAACCGACCTGGCCACTCGAAAAGAAATAGATTTTCGATTACTGGGCAAAGGGATTTACGTGAAGCCGATGAATCGTTATAGTGTGTCGACAGCTCATAGCGATGAAGACATTAATCAAACGTTAGATGCATATGATGAAGTGCTGAGGGAGGTTTATGAAGGTGCTCGTTTTTAA
- a CDS encoding ABC transporter substrate-binding protein, which produces MKKKWLYFLLTGALSFTVLAACGEGEEDTAGEDDSGAGGEEEEETEAETEDSVVVGATQFVEHPSLDEAYEGFKEGLADQGYTEGENIEFDYQNAQNDQSNTATIANNFVSEDVDLIFANSTPSAQAAFQASSETPIIFTSVTDAVDAGLIEDVDSPGELITGVMDLHPEAIEMTVDFISEYFPESNVGLIYNSGEQNSVSQIEAVEAAMEGTELESTTRSVSSSAEVQQAAESLVGDVDVMYIVTDNTVVSALETVVDVAETQDVPLVVGEPDSLERGGFATFGIDYHTIGYRAGEMAADVLSGEKTPADIPAEYPEDMELFINKEAAEAQGVEIHEDWEEEAQFINE; this is translated from the coding sequence ATGAAAAAAAAGTGGCTGTATTTCCTTTTAACTGGGGCTTTATCTTTCACCGTTTTAGCAGCGTGCGGAGAAGGAGAAGAGGATACTGCTGGTGAAGACGATTCAGGTGCAGGCGGCGAAGAGGAAGAAGAAACAGAAGCGGAGACAGAAGACAGCGTCGTTGTTGGTGCCACCCAGTTTGTGGAACATCCTTCTTTAGATGAAGCTTATGAAGGTTTTAAAGAAGGATTGGCAGATCAAGGCTACACAGAAGGAGAAAACATAGAATTTGATTATCAAAACGCACAGAATGATCAGAGCAATACAGCGACCATTGCTAATAACTTTGTGTCAGAGGATGTAGATTTAATTTTTGCCAATTCTACGCCAAGTGCACAAGCAGCATTCCAGGCAAGCTCTGAAACGCCAATTATTTTTACTTCGGTAACAGATGCTGTAGATGCGGGTTTAATTGAAGATGTAGACTCTCCAGGTGAATTAATAACAGGGGTCATGGATTTACATCCGGAAGCGATTGAGATGACGGTAGATTTTATTTCAGAATACTTTCCTGAATCAAACGTAGGGTTGATTTATAATTCAGGCGAACAAAATTCTGTTTCTCAAATTGAAGCAGTTGAAGCGGCTATGGAAGGGACCGAACTAGAGTCAACTACAAGAAGTGTTTCATCTTCTGCCGAAGTACAGCAGGCAGCTGAGTCACTGGTTGGTGATGTAGATGTGATGTACATTGTTACAGATAACACGGTTGTATCTGCACTGGAGACGGTAGTGGATGTGGCTGAAACGCAAGATGTTCCATTGGTCGTAGGAGAACCCGATTCTCTCGAGCGCGGCGGGTTTGCCACGTTTGGTATTGACTATCATACGATTGGCTACCGTGCCGGTGAAATGGCAGCAGATGTATTAAGCGGGGAGAAGACACCGGCTGATATTCCTGCTGAATATCCTGAAGATATGGAGTTATTTATAAATAAAGAAGCAGCAGAGGCCCAAGGGGTAGAGATCCATGAAGACTGGGAAGAAGAAGCTCAATTTATAAACGAATAA
- a CDS encoding fumarylacetoacetate hydrolase family protein, with product MKLVTIEINKEEKAAALVNEEYVIDLQEAGKAYNVDYRFPRTMLEAIDDGENFLAEAEKIAASAHNHLDASYVYPLSSMEITLKAPIPVPRKNIICAGKNYADHAMEMGSAADIPDHPIIFTKSPTTVIGPEEPIDPHTDVTDALDYEGEIAVIIGKTGKGIKAEEAEDYIFGCTLLNDVTARDLQTRHKQFFLGKSLDTFCPMGPAIVPVKHWKGKTMSLKTLVNDEIRQETTTDKMIFSISQLIEVISRGMTLEPGDIIATGTPAGVGKGFNPPKYLNDGDEVVVQSVGIGQLKNTVNKK from the coding sequence ATGAAACTAGTTACCATCGAAATAAATAAGGAGGAAAAAGCAGCAGCACTAGTGAACGAAGAATATGTCATTGACCTACAGGAAGCTGGAAAAGCATACAATGTGGATTATCGTTTTCCTCGCACAATGTTAGAAGCGATTGATGACGGAGAAAATTTTTTGGCAGAGGCCGAGAAAATAGCTGCTTCAGCGCATAACCATTTAGATGCTTCCTATGTTTATCCGCTTTCTTCTATGGAAATAACGTTGAAAGCACCTATTCCAGTTCCGAGAAAAAATATTATTTGTGCAGGGAAAAACTATGCAGACCACGCCATGGAAATGGGGAGTGCTGCAGATATTCCTGATCACCCGATCATTTTTACGAAGTCACCGACAACCGTAATAGGCCCAGAAGAACCTATTGATCCTCATACTGATGTGACGGATGCGTTAGATTATGAAGGAGAAATTGCTGTCATTATTGGAAAAACAGGCAAAGGCATCAAAGCAGAAGAAGCAGAAGATTATATATTTGGCTGCACACTGTTAAATGATGTGACAGCAAGAGATTTACAAACCCGGCATAAGCAGTTTTTTCTAGGGAAAAGTCTTGACACATTTTGTCCAATGGGACCGGCGATTGTGCCCGTCAAACATTGGAAAGGGAAAACAATGTCGTTAAAGACGCTCGTAAATGATGAAATTCGACAAGAAACAACTACCGATAAGATGATTTTTTCTATCTCTCAGTTAATTGAAGTTATTTCCCGGGGAATGACCTTAGAACCAGGAGACATTATAGCCACAGGAACGCCTGCAGGTGTAGGAAAAGGGTTTAATCCCCCGAAGTATCTGAATGACGGTGATGAAGTAGTGGTACAATCAGTTGGAATTGGACAGTTAAAAAATACAGTGAATAAAAAATAG
- a CDS encoding ABC transporter permease yields the protein MFVSMFGAVESGIIYALMALGVYLSFRVLDFPDLTVDGSFVTGAAVAAVMIINGQSPLIATIVAVIAGFLAGCVTGLLHTKGKINPLLSGILMMIALYSINLRIMGKSNIPLLNETTLFTSITSFWENLNLSAPFNNIIAALGVSGTPKTWGIIFFSLIITFIIKFLTDYFLKTEVGLALRATGDNKKMIRSFSANTDILIIAGLGLSNAFVALSGALIAQHGGFADAGMGIGMIIIGLASVIIGEALFGTKSIARTTLAVIGGAIIYRIVVSMALRVDFLETGDMKLITAVIVVAALITPKILEAQREKRRRLRKRREITEMADTEKGEKGNAAT from the coding sequence ATGTTTGTTTCCATGTTTGGAGCAGTGGAATCTGGTATTATATATGCTCTTATGGCGCTTGGCGTCTATTTGTCCTTCCGAGTCCTGGATTTTCCGGACTTGACCGTAGACGGAAGCTTTGTTACAGGGGCAGCAGTGGCTGCTGTAATGATCATAAATGGACAGTCTCCGCTTATCGCTACGATCGTCGCGGTGATTGCCGGGTTTTTAGCAGGATGTGTAACCGGACTTTTGCATACGAAAGGAAAAATTAACCCGTTATTGTCGGGAATTTTGATGATGATCGCGTTGTATTCGATAAATTTGCGTATCATGGGGAAATCCAATATTCCATTATTAAATGAAACGACTCTTTTTACGTCGATTACCTCATTTTGGGAGAATTTAAACTTGAGTGCCCCATTTAACAATATAATTGCCGCCCTTGGAGTTTCAGGAACACCAAAAACATGGGGAATAATATTTTTCTCTTTAATTATTACATTCATCATCAAATTTCTTACCGATTATTTTTTAAAGACAGAAGTTGGTCTTGCATTACGGGCTACTGGGGATAACAAAAAAATGATCCGCAGTTTTTCAGCTAACACAGATATTCTCATCATAGCAGGGCTGGGTCTTTCCAATGCATTTGTTGCTCTTTCTGGTGCCTTAATTGCTCAGCATGGCGGATTTGCAGACGCTGGTATGGGGATCGGGATGATTATTATAGGTCTTGCTTCTGTCATTATTGGCGAAGCCCTTTTTGGAACGAAATCTATTGCACGCACGACGCTTGCTGTTATTGGCGGAGCTATTATTTATCGTATAGTCGTGTCGATGGCTTTGCGGGTAGACTTTTTGGAAACCGGGGATATGAAATTAATTACAGCAGTTATTGTGGTAGCGGCATTAATTACACCAAAAATACTTGAAGCACAGCGTGAAAAACGCAGAAGACTGCGCAAAAGGCGAGAAATCACCGAGATGGCTGACACGGAGAAAGGGGAGAAAGGTAATGCTGCAACTTAA
- a CDS encoding KamA family radical SAM protein, which produces MAQPKYITKIDQIKEIPDEERERLKKITEKFVFRVNEYYLSLIDWEDPNDPIKNLVIPNEGELSEYGRWDASDEDTNYAVPGCQHKYETTALLICSEVCGAYCRYCFRKRLFRNDVKEAMSDVDPGLEYIRNHPEINNVLLTGGDPLILATKKLRYIIEELRSIPHVKIIRIGSKLPVFNPMRIYEDESLLELIREYSTPDNRIYIMAHVNHPREITEEAKKAFEALHDAGAIVVNQTPVLKGINANPDDLAELLDKLSWAGVTPYYFFINRPVAGNNDFVLTLKEAYDAVEEAKAKTSGLGKRIRLSMSHTSGKIEILAIEDGKAYLKYHQSRDGNYGKFMVLDYPDNAAWFDDLPGNEQYWEKPKKKVEEVVSVNEMPDMPQKRKRKPKTAAK; this is translated from the coding sequence TTGGCACAACCAAAGTACATTACTAAAATTGATCAAATTAAAGAAATTCCAGATGAGGAACGTGAACGATTAAAAAAAATCACTGAAAAATTTGTGTTTCGTGTAAACGAATACTATTTAAGCCTTATTGATTGGGAAGATCCGAATGATCCCATTAAAAACTTAGTCATCCCAAATGAAGGAGAGCTTTCTGAATACGGACGCTGGGATGCTTCTGATGAAGATACTAACTACGCAGTACCAGGCTGTCAGCATAAGTATGAAACGACTGCCCTTTTAATCTGTTCTGAAGTGTGCGGAGCCTATTGCCGCTATTGTTTCCGTAAACGCTTGTTCCGTAATGATGTAAAAGAAGCAATGTCTGACGTGGATCCTGGACTAGAATATATCCGCAATCATCCAGAGATTAATAATGTGCTGCTTACAGGCGGAGACCCTTTAATTCTTGCAACAAAGAAACTTCGTTACATTATTGAAGAGCTGCGCAGCATTCCGCACGTAAAAATTATCCGTATCGGTTCAAAGCTTCCTGTCTTTAACCCGATGAGAATTTATGAAGATGAATCTCTTTTGGAACTCATTCGTGAATATTCCACGCCGGATAACCGCATTTATATTATGGCTCATGTTAACCATCCGCGTGAAATTACAGAAGAAGCGAAAAAAGCATTTGAAGCACTGCATGATGCAGGAGCAATAGTGGTGAATCAGACACCTGTATTAAAAGGTATCAACGCCAATCCAGACGACCTGGCGGAGCTGCTCGATAAGTTGTCCTGGGCGGGCGTAACTCCTTATTATTTCTTTATTAATCGCCCGGTAGCCGGAAACAACGACTTTGTGCTTACTTTAAAAGAAGCATATGATGCTGTGGAAGAAGCTAAAGCAAAGACGAGCGGACTTGGAAAACGTATCCGTCTTTCCATGAGTCATACTTCTGGAAAAATCGAAATTTTGGCAATTGAAGACGGAAAAGCATATCTAAAATATCACCAATCCCGCGACGGCAATTACGGTAAATTTATGGTACTTGACTACCCAGATAATGCTGCCTGGTTTGACGACCTTCCAGGCAATGAACAGTATTGGGAGAAGCCAAAGAAAAAGGTAGAAGAAGTTGTGTCTGTTAATGAAATGCCTGATATGCCGCAAAAACGAAAAAGAAAACCGAAAACGGCTGCAAAATAA